A single region of the Salvia splendens isolate huo1 chromosome 18, SspV2, whole genome shotgun sequence genome encodes:
- the LOC121777784 gene encoding glutathione S-transferase T3-like has protein sequence MALFDAWISTSNDLILWNQQNRKVFWDKVIVVYNANKPRGAFRRNLKMLRTHFERADRDVKRFCGIYKREAEQYQSGASGSDILRAVLRIFKSDTGKDFIFPDVWEVVKHLDILHGLVLEPHEAYG, from the coding sequence ATGGCTCTGTTCGACGCTTGGATCAGTACGTCAAACGATCTCATCCTCTGGAATCAACAAAACCGCAAGGTTTTTTGGGATAAGGTCATCGTCGTATACAACGCAAATAAGCCGAGGGGGGCCTTCCGCCGCAACCTGAAGATGCTTCGAACTCATTTTGAGCGAgccgacagagatgtcaaaagaTTTTGTGGGATCTACAAGAGGGAAGCGGAgcaataccaaagcggagccagtggatccgacattctgagagcggtTTTGCGAATCTTCAAATCCGACACCGGCAAAGATTTCATATTtcccgatgtttgggaggtggTCAAACATCTTGATATCCTCCACGGGCTCGTGCTCGAaccgcacgaagcatacggctaG